Below is a genomic region from Desulforhopalus sp..
TGGTAGAGGTCGGAATCTGCAGACAGTACAAGCGAAGTATTCTTGCCGATAGTTTCCTGGTAACTTTCCAGGGTCTTCTGAAAAGCGTAGAAGTTGGGATCCAGAGAGTAGGCATCTCCATAGATTTTAGTTGCTTCGGCATCGGCCTTACCTTTTATGGTGAGGGCCTCCTTGTTAGCGGCAGAAAGGATCTCCTGGAGTTTTCGTTCTACCGTACCGAGAATCTCTGCTTTTTGTCCCTCACCCGTAGAGCGTTTTTCCGCTGCTATTCTCTTTCTTTCGGAAATCATTCGCTCGTAAACCTTGAGGCGAACCGAGTCGATGTAGTTGACTCGCCTGAACATCACGTCAATCAGTTCGATGCCGTACTGCGGAGTAATCTTGGCAGCGATTTCAAGGATGTGTTTGCCGATCATATCACGACCGTTTTTCGGCTTGGAGCCGATGGTGTCGAGATCGGTGGTTTCCGACATGGTGGCAAGTGACCAGTCTGAGCTGCGGATGATTTCTATCAGGTCATTCTTGTTGACCATGTCGCGCACGGTACCGTCAATGATGTCACTCAACAGAGACTGTGCCCTGGCCTCCGTCTTTACCGCCTGGAGAAATTTCAGGGCATTGGTGATCCGCCACCGGGCGGTGACATCGAGGTAGACATAGGTTTTATCGTTGGTTGGGATCTGGTTCGGGTCACCATTCCAGATCTGGATCTTTTTCTCAAAGACCTCCGTATGCTGGATGAACGGCATCTTAAAATGCAGTCCTGCCTCGGTAACCGGATCGCCGACCGGTGCACCGAATTGTGTCACCACAACCTGTTTGCCTTCCTCAAGGATAAAAAAGCCATCGTAAACGAGGACAATTGCCAGGAAGACGAGGCCGGCGAGAAAAAACTGGGCTATTTGCTTCATATTGATTTCCTTTTTCTGTGTCAGTTTATTTCGACTCAAGTGCCGGGGCCTTGTGCAGACCGCTTGCCGAGGTAAGATTCAAGAGCGGTAAGGGGGCCTGCTGATTTTTGTCGATGACGTACACTGACTGTACTCCGGGAAGAATTTCCTTCATGGTCTCCAGGTACATCCGTTTGCGGGTAACATCGGGAGCCGATTTATATTCTTTGAGGATGTCCAAAAAGCGTTGGGTTTCACCCTGGGCATTATTGATCCGTTGTGCCTGGTAACCATACGCCTCTTCGACGATTTTCTTGGCATCACCCGCAGCCTTGGGGATGACCCGGTTGTAGTTTTCTTCCGCTTCGTTTACCAGTCGCTTCATGTCCTGATCGGCCTCGTTGACCTCGTTAAACGCAGGTTTGACTTGATCGGGCGGGTTGATGTCCTGAAACTGCACGGTGCCTATCGAGACCCCACTCATTCCTTTTGGGAATAGGCCGTCGAGCTGGCTTTGCAGTTCGACCTTCACCGAAGCGGCAAGGAGATCGCGGTTGCTGAGAACATAGTCAAAGTCCATATTGCCGACAATTCGCCGGGTGACGCTCTCCGACATATCGCGAATAGCCTGCCGGACATCGGCCACCTTGAACAGGAAGGCGTAGGGGTCGGCAACCTTGTATTGGACGATCCAGGCGACATTGATGACGTTTTTGTCGGCGGTAAGCATGAGGGATTCCATGTCATACCCGCGTTTCTCAAAGGCGGCCTGTTGACCGGGGAAGCGGCTGCGAAAGCCGAATTCTTCCTTTCTGATGTTTTCCACATCTACCTTGAAGAGATGGTCGACGTAGGGGATTTTAAAATGCAGGCCGGGCGGTGTCGTTCGCGAGTATTGTCCGAGGCGGAGAATGACGCCTACTTCACTTGGTGCAATCTTGAAAAAAGACGAATAGACCCCCTGAAGAACAACAACAATCAGAATAATTGCCAGTATCTTCGAAATGTTGGCAAATGGCGAAGACGGCGGGGTGGCAGGCTCGCGATCATCTCCGGGTGGCGATGGCGGCTTCTTATCGGAAAAAAAGTCCTGCAGCTTATTAATCAGTTGTGCCACAACCTCTTCCGGGGTCTGCGGCTTGTGCTTTTTTCCCCATGGAGGTTGTTGATCCTGATTAGACATAGAAAATCTCCTGTTATGGTTTTTTGATACCCTCTTATCGGCCGGCTCCAAGGTCGGACTCGGGACAGTGGCCTCAGAGGAGTGTTCGGTCGTTTTGGCTGAGCCCATAAGGGTAATAATTGATGGAGTCGAATGCAACCTGAATCGTCCGGATAATCGGGAATGTGTTGAGGTTTGCCAAGATCACCGGGAAAAGGCGACAAGCCAGCACCCATATACAAAGAAAAAAAATGCTATTCCAAGTGAAGTCTGCAGCCCAAAAGAAGAGCGAAGAGATAGGAAAAAAGGCAGCCTGGCAAAGTTGCCGGCCACAAGTCCACAGAGCAGACCAAAGAGATGGCTGCCAAGGTCGGTGCGCTCTCCCTCGGAACCAAGCATGGCCAAAAGGGCCAGGCCGGCCATGATCGGCATGAAGAGGTGGATGGCGATGCGCGATTTTTTGAAGGCAAAACTCATGGTGCAGAGCATCCCGATGATACTAAAGACGGCGGTGGAAAAACCTACAAAAGCATGCCCCGACCCATGTACCAAAACATTGAGGTAATTGGCGAGAACTGCGGTGAGAAGCATGACGGCCAGGCCAATACCGTTGCCGGTGAGTTGGAGAAAATAATGGAGGAGAAAGCCACCCAAAATTCCATTGCTCAAAAGGTGCACGACATCGGCATGAAGGGTCAGAGCAGTAACCAGGCGGAAGAGTTCCAGATCGTTAAGGATGGATTCGGAATTGCCGGCACCCTTGATAAACCATATGGCCTCCGGCTGCCAGTCGCCGGTTATACCGTAGATGGCCGTCATGCAACCTATTATCAAGGGGCTCATTGCCCGGAATATCGGTTGGAAAACTGGTGTTTTTTTGAAGTGCAGAGGCCAGTCTTTATTTTCGACAGTGTAGTTTTCAATCTCAAGATGGGCTTTTTCGGCAAGCGCTTCAGCAACATATATTTCCATGTGCCGGCGAGAAACTATACGAATGCGGTGGGTTATATTTGCCGCAGAAAGGACAAGAGAAAGGGTGTTAAGTTGCTTGGCGTCAAAAACTTGCGCGATGCGTTTTTCAGGAGAGGTGTTCTCGGTAGAGGGAGGCTCTTTATCAATCAATTAATGTATTCAGGGAAAATGAGGAACGGCTGACGCCAGAAAATACAGTTTTAGAAACGGTGTCT
It encodes:
- the hflC gene encoding protease modulator HflC, coding for MKQIAQFFLAGLVFLAIVLVYDGFFILEEGKQVVVTQFGAPVGDPVTEAGLHFKMPFIQHTEVFEKKIQIWNGDPNQIPTNDKTYVYLDVTARWRITNALKFLQAVKTEARAQSLLSDIIDGTVRDMVNKNDLIEIIRSSDWSLATMSETTDLDTIGSKPKNGRDMIGKHILEIAAKITPQYGIELIDVMFRRVNYIDSVRLKVYERMISERKRIAAEKRSTGEGQKAEILGTVERKLQEILSAANKEALTIKGKADAEATKIYGDAYSLDPNFYAFQKTLESYQETIGKNTSLVLSADSDLYQYLRSVTGK
- the hflK gene encoding FtsH protease activity modulator HflK produces the protein MSNQDQQPPWGKKHKPQTPEEVVAQLINKLQDFFSDKKPPSPPGDDREPATPPSSPFANISKILAIILIVVVLQGVYSSFFKIAPSEVGVILRLGQYSRTTPPGLHFKIPYVDHLFKVDVENIRKEEFGFRSRFPGQQAAFEKRGYDMESLMLTADKNVINVAWIVQYKVADPYAFLFKVADVRQAIRDMSESVTRRIVGNMDFDYVLSNRDLLAASVKVELQSQLDGLFPKGMSGVSIGTVQFQDINPPDQVKPAFNEVNEADQDMKRLVNEAEENYNRVIPKAAGDAKKIVEEAYGYQAQRINNAQGETQRFLDILKEYKSAPDVTRKRMYLETMKEILPGVQSVYVIDKNQQAPLPLLNLTSASGLHKAPALESK
- a CDS encoding rhomboid family intramembrane serine protease — protein: MEIYVAEALAEKAHLEIENYTVENKDWPLHFKKTPVFQPIFRAMSPLIIGCMTAIYGITGDWQPEAIWFIKGAGNSESILNDLELFRLVTALTLHADVVHLLSNGILGGFLLHYFLQLTGNGIGLAVMLLTAVLANYLNVLVHGSGHAFVGFSTAVFSIIGMLCTMSFAFKKSRIAIHLFMPIMAGLALLAMLGSEGERTDLGSHLFGLLCGLVAGNFARLPFFLSLRSSFGLQTSLGIAFFFFVYGCWLVAFSR